A genomic region of Leptospira terpstrae serovar Hualin str. LT 11-33 = ATCC 700639 contains the following coding sequences:
- a CDS encoding MBL fold metallo-hydrolase has translation MATTLGKLPHGDILKRLSQSEHFQSGSFHNLEPTEMLAPNSSYWKMAIKYWQKPNSIRPSSPIPSSKINLNELDATKPQYIWFGHSSYLLLADGKKILVDPVFSGYASPVPFAVKSFDGTDVYLPEDMPDLDILLITHDHYDHLDYETVIKLHPRTKTIVVPLGVSAHLLSWGVPLQKIVELDWFESKEIVSNLTVTATPTRHFSGRSVLRNKSLWCSYVLKLGEYKVFVGGDSGFGSVFETIGKKYGPFDLAFLECGQYGDDWPSIHMRPEETALAAETIGAKSFVPVHWGKFILSLHPWNDPIKRVLVASQNLKLNLQVPKIGESFAFTGSGSVDGWWNFQ, from the coding sequence TTGGCTACAACTCTCGGCAAACTTCCCCACGGCGATATTCTCAAACGTCTCTCTCAGTCTGAACACTTCCAATCCGGCAGCTTTCATAACTTGGAACCAACAGAAATGCTAGCACCTAACAGTTCCTATTGGAAAATGGCTATCAAATACTGGCAAAAACCAAATTCCATACGCCCCTCCTCGCCTATTCCTTCTAGCAAAATCAACTTAAACGAGTTGGATGCCACTAAGCCGCAATACATTTGGTTTGGACATTCTTCTTATTTATTGTTAGCTGATGGAAAAAAAATCTTAGTCGATCCTGTATTTTCCGGTTATGCCTCACCTGTTCCTTTTGCAGTTAAATCATTTGATGGAACCGATGTATATTTACCTGAAGATATGCCCGATTTAGACATTTTACTTATTACTCATGACCATTATGATCACCTAGATTATGAAACGGTGATTAAGTTACATCCCAGGACAAAAACCATCGTTGTTCCGTTAGGTGTATCTGCCCACCTGTTATCTTGGGGAGTTCCTTTACAGAAAATTGTGGAGTTGGATTGGTTTGAGTCTAAAGAAATTGTTTCCAATCTAACTGTGACTGCCACACCTACAAGGCATTTCTCAGGACGAAGTGTACTTAGAAATAAAAGCCTCTGGTGTTCCTATGTTTTAAAATTAGGAGAATATAAAGTCTTTGTCGGTGGTGATTCTGGCTTCGGATCTGTATTCGAAACCATTGGAAAAAAATATGGCCCCTTTGATTTGGCCTTCTTAGAATGTGGGCAGTATGGTGACGACTGGCCCTCTATCCATATGCGCCCAGAAGAAACTGCGCTTGCAGCAGAAACTATCGGAGCCAAATCTTTTGTTCCCGTCCATTGGGGAAAATTTATTCTTTCTCTCCATCCTTGGAATGATCCAATCAAACGAGTTCTGGTTGCCTCTCAAAATTTAAAACTTAATTTGCAAGTTCCTAAAATTGGAGAAAGTTTTGCCTTCACAGGCTCAGGCAGTGTAGATGGCTGGTGGAATTTTCAGTGA
- a CDS encoding SDR family NAD(P)-dependent oxidoreductase produces the protein MKHALVIGATSDIGIHIATSLAKKGFSLSLTGRNKKKLEELNTELKPQFSNTTVATYLLDVTDFSSHNIFYESLPTKPSIVFFVAGYYEDQTKARTDQEELLKTINTNYSGIVSLINIFSLDMEQKGNGTIVVISSVAGERGRQLNYIYGSAKAGLTTYLSGLRSLLFSKGVHICTIQLGPVYTKMSEGHNLIPWLTLQSESAAELIVNAGLKNKDIIYIRWPWRWIMFGIRIIPEWIFKRLPPF, from the coding sequence ATGAAACATGCTTTAGTCATTGGTGCCACATCCGACATTGGAATCCATATTGCTACATCCCTAGCCAAAAAAGGATTTTCACTTTCTCTAACGGGAAGAAACAAAAAAAAGTTAGAAGAATTGAATACGGAACTTAAACCCCAATTTTCAAATACAACAGTTGCTACTTATTTATTAGATGTAACAGACTTTTCCTCACATAATATTTTTTATGAATCCCTTCCGACCAAACCATCCATAGTCTTTTTTGTCGCAGGGTATTATGAAGACCAAACGAAAGCAAGAACCGATCAGGAAGAACTTTTAAAAACAATCAACACTAATTACTCAGGAATCGTTTCACTCATTAATATCTTTTCTTTGGATATGGAACAAAAAGGAAATGGAACAATTGTTGTCATCAGTTCTGTAGCGGGGGAGCGCGGTAGACAATTGAACTATATTTATGGAAGTGCCAAAGCAGGACTTACTACCTACCTCTCTGGTCTTCGGTCACTATTGTTTTCCAAAGGAGTCCATATTTGCACCATCCAATTGGGTCCAGTGTATACAAAAATGTCAGAGGGTCACAACCTGATTCCATGGCTCACCTTACAGTCAGAAAGTGCTGCAGAACTCATTGTAAACGCAGGACTTAAGAATAAAGATATTATTTATATTCGTTGGCCATGGCGTTGGATCATGTTTGGGATTCGTATCATTCCAGAATGGATTTTCAAGCGCCTCCCTCCCTTTTGA
- a CDS encoding BPSS1187 family protein, which yields MSSSFLIRFLTGLLVLSIFVSFFYSCKKDSKENENEDIVTLLGIGLYARSCVGQNTFPSSGNVGALTRLQISPTQTSSAINSYNTPHQVYLPQSGVSRKNILSVFYPGTGSSPCEIGAILQQGATRGYHIIGLSYPNNEAVNSVCNQGDAKSDAGCFENLRREVITGADVSPYVSVDASNSIEGRLLSLLQYLVQTRPGEGWEQFVTGNNINWSLVYVGGHSQGSGHAAFHGKIRAVARVSIYSGVSDYSLQFATIPTWMGGAQTAPAGSYYGLIHENDTVANFSGNLNQVTDAWLNQFSMTGALTNTSIGSPFANSKRLVTSGCNGMGAAALHSCPMINGFQSIWNYVSYP from the coding sequence TTGAGTTCTAGTTTTTTAATTCGTTTTCTTACGGGATTACTTGTCCTATCTATTTTTGTTAGTTTCTTTTATTCATGTAAAAAGGATTCCAAGGAAAACGAAAACGAAGATATTGTGACTCTTTTGGGTATTGGATTGTATGCACGTTCTTGTGTTGGACAAAACACCTTTCCATCCAGTGGAAACGTGGGTGCCTTAACTAGATTACAAATTTCACCTACACAAACTTCTTCTGCGATTAATTCATACAATACTCCGCACCAAGTCTATCTTCCTCAATCAGGTGTTAGTCGAAAAAATATACTATCTGTTTTTTATCCGGGTACAGGATCTTCGCCTTGTGAAATTGGTGCGATTTTACAACAAGGTGCTACACGTGGTTACCATATCATTGGACTTAGTTATCCAAATAACGAAGCTGTAAATAGTGTCTGTAACCAAGGAGATGCTAAGTCTGATGCAGGTTGTTTTGAAAATTTGCGTAGGGAAGTAATCACAGGGGCAGATGTATCTCCTTATGTATCGGTGGATGCTTCTAACTCCATCGAAGGAAGGTTACTTTCCCTACTTCAATATTTGGTTCAAACAAGGCCAGGGGAAGGTTGGGAGCAGTTTGTTACTGGAAATAATATCAATTGGTCTTTAGTGTATGTAGGTGGTCACTCGCAAGGAAGCGGGCATGCTGCATTTCATGGAAAAATTCGGGCAGTGGCAAGAGTTTCTATTTATAGTGGAGTCTCTGATTATAGTTTACAATTTGCAACCATTCCCACTTGGATGGGGGGAGCACAAACGGCTCCTGCGGGTTCGTACTACGGTCTAATTCATGAAAATGATACTGTTGCCAACTTTAGTGGAAATTTAAACCAAGTAACAGATGCTTGGTTGAATCAATTCTCTATGACAGGCGCTCTCACGAATACAAGTATAGGTTCACCATTTGCAAATAGCAAGCGTTTGGTGACTAGTGGCTGTAATGGAATGGGAGCTGCTGCATTGCATAGTTGTCCAATGATTAACGGTTTCCAATCAATTTGGAACTATGTCAGTTATCCTTAG
- a CDS encoding SCO family protein, whose protein sequence is MKNQFIQKIIFLFVASVLCLGCDDHSSGEHNHHDHVLAAGDGAQGSLFDLGSKWTTEINQPLVLKNLKGTLFIISMFYASCQSICPRLVADMEQLSKKIKETSGLEPRMVLVSFDSEKDTPTVLSAYKKKMNLNESWTLLSGKEEDIRMLSVVLGINYKKISNGEFNHSAVYSLVSKEGIVVSRIEGIGSKTDDLVTQFQKLK, encoded by the coding sequence ATGAAAAATCAGTTCATTCAAAAAATCATCTTCCTTTTTGTTGCTTCCGTATTGTGTTTAGGTTGCGACGATCATAGTTCTGGCGAACACAATCACCATGATCATGTTTTAGCTGCTGGTGACGGTGCCCAAGGGAGTTTATTTGACTTGGGCTCAAAGTGGACGACCGAAATTAACCAACCGCTGGTTTTGAAAAATTTAAAAGGTACTTTATTTATCATCAGCATGTTTTATGCATCTTGCCAATCCATTTGTCCAAGACTTGTAGCAGATATGGAACAACTTTCCAAAAAAATAAAAGAAACCTCTGGATTAGAGCCTCGTATGGTGCTTGTTAGTTTTGATTCTGAAAAAGACACACCAACTGTTCTCAGCGCCTATAAAAAGAAAATGAACTTAAACGAGAGTTGGACTCTTCTTTCAGGTAAGGAAGAAGACATTCGTATGTTGTCAGTGGTTCTTGGAATCAATTATAAAAAAATTTCTAATGGAGAATTCAATCACTCTGCCGTTTATAGTTTGGTTTCCAAGGAAGGTATTGTTGTATCAAGAATCGAAGGAATCGGTTCTAAGACGGATGACCTAGTTACGCAGTTTCAAAAACTAAAGTAA